agcctcagcctcctgagtagctgggattacaggtgcctgccaccatgctgggctaatttttgtatttttagtagggatggggtttcaccattttggccagcctggccttgaactccttacctcaggtgatctgcccacctcagtctcccaaagtgctgagattacaggcgtgagccactgcacccggcctaatttttgtctttttggtagagtaaattttatatttttagtagagtaggttttgccatgttggccaggctggtcttgaactccggacctcaggtgatccacccactttggccttccaaaatgctgggattataggcgtgagctattgcacctggcgttgtttaatattttaaacaaaatttttcatAAAGGTAACAGATATAcctttttcaaaaactaaaatttcagCACCTAGTGCAGTGGTTTgcaccagcctggggaacatagcgagaccccatctttaaaataattttaaaagttagctactctggaggctgaggcaggaggattgcttgagcccagcactttgaggctgcagtgagccatgattgcaccatcgcactccagtctgggtgatagagtgataccctgtttctaaaaaaaaacaaaaaacaaaaaaacaaaaaacataccacAAACTAacattccatttcaaaaacaCTGACAGGTATTGCAtccatttttgtttccatttatctAGTCCCTCCGGTCCCCAGTGCATTACcattagtttttcttcttattcaaAAGTAGCTTTACTCAATATATTGTTTTGTACcttgcttttttccctctctcgACAATATATTTTGTACATCTATTCTTATCAGTAGCCAGAGAATCTTCCTTGTCATAGATTAGTCATCCAGTACCCTTTAGATGGACAGTTGGGTTGTCCtcagtttttgctattgtaagcAATAAGACAGAATTAGTAACTCCTCTGCACCAATTTTTAAGGGAAATTTATTATTTGTACAGGAAAGCCAGCTAATACATCTAGAAATaatgatagaattagaaaatcaatATTTTCAGCATCTCCCCCCTTTAAAAAAGTACAAGAGGGAATCATTAATGAATGTTAAACCATTAAGTAAAAAGTTGAGAAGGAATAGTATATTTACATGATGCCAAATAATAGCCACAGATTACTAACTGTAAAGGGGGAGATATTCCTTTACAAAGAGGTCTGGCTGTTAACAACCTCAACCAAGTAATCGTATTTCAACAAATGATCACTAATGATTGTACAGTCTGAAAATATGTGCCACCTGATGTACTCCACCTTGAGGTATATAGGCACATCAACTGTGATGCACTGTCACCAAAAACATGTAAACTAATGAAGATTTTAGACCTAACCTACTGTTTACAGGAAATAAAGGTATAGAGAGGCAAGCTAAATGCTACTATGAGGAAGCAATCAGTTGAGTCTAGGATATAAGGCATTCTAACAAGTCAACTGTCCTAGTCTTTTAGAAAAGCTAGTGTCAGCTGGGTACAGtagctcaggcctgcaatcccagcactttgtgaggctgaggcgggtggatcacctgaggtcaggagttcgagaccagcctggccaacatggcaaaacctggtctctactaaaaatacaaaaattagctgggtgtggtggcaggtgcctgtaatctcagctacttgggaggctgaggcaggagaattgcttcaacccaggaggcagaggttgcagtgagctgagattgcactgttgcactccaacttgggccacagagtgagactgtgtcccctgccccccccccaaaaaaagctagtgtcacaaatgaaaacaaaacaaaacgtggAGGCCATTCTAGgataaaggagactaaagagacataaATGTCCAAAGTCATTGCTTGAGTTTTGATtagattctggattttttttaagtcaactataaatgaaattttttttggcAATTGGGAAGATTTCGAACGAGAACTGAAGTATTCGATGATAATTGGTATAGTAATGTTATTGTGGTTATGAGGCAGAACGTCCTTCTTCCTAGGAGGTGCATAGTGAAGTAAATATGCGGGGTTAAAGTGTCTTGATACCTACtgaaataattccaaaattacacaacaaaacaaaacaaaaaaacaactttgatgTAGCCATATCTCTATCCATGGAGCTAGATGAGGCAAATttggcaaaatattaacaatctTGAGTCTAGGTGGAGAATAGTGTATGTTTATTGTACTATTTTTTCAACTTTcctattttttgaaaacattcatAGTGGAGTTGGAAGAAACAATGCCACAATGGATAACATTGTACATATGTGGATATTCTTTTGAAATACCATTTTATCAGGCTACATAGTCCAGTGTATAGACCACAATTTGTTCTTTAATCATTGTACTTGTGTGTACTGTTCTGCTAGTTGCCGTTTTAGTAGAATTTTAATTTGTGATGaagttttttctttgtaagtcttgtggtagatgagaaaaagaacctgatttttttttttccttccttttccttctctgtcctCTACCCTGAATCTTTAGTGGAGAGGAGAAAATGAGTGAGAAAGGTACTctcaaataatctttttttttttttgagacggagtctcgctctgtcacccaggcactggagtgcaatggcactatttcagctctctacaacctctgcctcctggattcaagcaattctcctgcctcagtctgatgagtagctgggagtacaggtgcttgccaccacacacggctaatttttgtattttagtagagatggggtttcaccatgttggccaggctgtctcaaactcctgacctcaagcaatccaccctccttggcctcccaaagttcagggattacaggcgtgagccactgtgcctggcctgatccTTTCTTTAGATATAAGGTTGAGCTATGGAGAATATGAGAGtatgaaatatttttggaagaaaaattctGGGAGAAGGGTCTTTTCTGAGAAAGTGTCAttaaataggaaaagaataaTTTGCCTTTTGAGCTAGAATTGTATTTGCAATGGAAAGCTTCTCGTTGCAGAATAGTCGTTCTTTGACATTATTCTTTATTCCTTAGATTTCCATGAAGACAACTTACAAGGACCTGTATGGCCTCATTTTAGCTGCTTCAGTGTGTTGGAGCTGTTACTTGCTCCTTCATTTCCTGGGCCTGGTGTGACAGTGGCTACTGAGCGCCATGAAGGTTGTCCCAGAAAAGAATGCTGTCCGGATACTCTGGGGGCGAGAACGGGGTGCTCGGGCCATGGGAGCTCAGCGGCTTCTGCAGGAGCTGGTGGAAGATAAAACCCGGTGGATGAAATGGGAGGGCAAGGTAAGGAAAATGGCTATATTTCACATAGGATTTGTGCTGGTGATGGTAGAATGAGATCTTAGAATGGGTTAACAGCAGAGTTGGGATATATTTATCTTGTGTGGGAGAGTTGACATATCTGACTTAGGGAGTTGTTTGtaaatttgaaagaattaatgtgctagaaatatctttttcctttaGAGCTAGACAGTTTTCCTGAAGGTAACTTAGGTTTATCTCTCTCAATTTGTAGCTTGATCATTGTCTCCAAGTTTTTAAGCCTACACTGTGAATACTAATCTAGAATGGTTAATGTGCTTTTGAGATAGGGTGAACCTTAGTCTATAAAATACATAGTctatgtattttaactttttttttttttttttttttgtctcccagAGAGTAGAACTGCCGGATAGTCCACGCTCTACCTTCTTATTGGCCTTCAGCCCAGACAGGTACTTAGTAATTATCTGTAACTTAACCTTAAGATTTGTGATAACAGTGCTTTCTGTATATTTGGCCTGGCTTGATCTTCCAAGTCAGTCCCTAAAGGCTCTCTGAAGTACTTTATGAACAGTGCTTTGGCCACATgtcagaaagggaaagaaagtagATGAGCAGTGCTAACCTGAAAAATCATGAGAACAAGCAAAGGAAACTGAGAGGATCAAAACTTGGAAAGTTTCTCAATAACAATCGTTTGCCTGTGTGATACAGCTCACCAGTGGCATGATGGTTATTccagtgggaaaaaatattttctgaatgtggCATGTGTCATTTGGGGACAGCGTGGACAAGCCAAAAGCCTTTAAAGATCAGAATATTTCTGTTTGTAGATATACTGCCTAACGTACAAAGCTTAGGTTCTTTCGTGTTGGGATCGGCAGGTAGCATCACTATTCTGTGTTGTCCAAAGTTGATTAGGTTGGTTACCCTTCCACATGCTTCTGAATTAGTTCTACTCTTTGATTTTCTAGGACTCTCTTAGCCTCCACCCATGTGAATCATAATATCTATATTACGGAGGTGAAGACTGGCAAGTGTGTTCATTCCTTGATTGGACACCGCCGTACTCCGTGGTGTGTCACTTTTCATCCCACCATCTCAGGCCTTATTGCTTCTGGCTGCCTAGATGGGGAAGTTAGGATTTGGGATTTACACGTGAGTATTTCCTTAAGATACCCTTTTCTTTTggtattctgttttgttttgttttgtttttttttgagatggagtctcactctgtcgcccaggctggagtacagtggcacgatctcagctcactacaacctccgcctcccaggttcaagtgataacttctgcctcagcctcccaagtagctgggattacaggcatgcgccatcatgcctggctaatttttatgtttttggtagagacggggtttcactatgttggccaggctggtctcaaactcctgacctcaagtggtccgcctgcctcagcctcccaaagtactgggattataggcgtgagccaccatgcccagcctcttttggTATTCTAAATACAGAGACTTGTTTACCATTGAGTTTTTAATTCTGGAAGAGCCTAACCGGGTTCTTAGGACTACATCTGAATATATTGTGGTAGACATTGCCCACTTAATTAATAGGAAGTCTAATTCCCTGTCTTCcattcctttttggttttttttgcaaTAGCTTAAGCATGCCCTGAGATTGTCTTCCATTCTAAGATGAACATCTGCTTTTGCTTCCTTTGGCCCATTGTGACATAGTACAGGAGAATCTAAGATATGTTCAGGATGGATTTCTGTTGTGTAAGGGCAAAGATTGTCCTGTACTCCGATCATGATCATCAAAGCAAGATCCTCTTTGTCCTAGTAACTGGCTAGCAGGTTGTCTTACACCATGTTGTGCACCAAGCTTGAGTTTTTCTCAGGCTTTAGATATAGGAactgtgggctgggcgcggtgactcacgcctgtgatcctagcactttgggagaccaaggcaggaggattgcttgagttcaggagttcgagaccagcctgggcaggatattataccaaaaatattatacacaaaattatacaaaattagccgagcatggtgccatgtgcctgtggtccagctacttgggaggctgaggtgcgaggaatgcttgaacctaggaggcagaggttgcagtgcgctgagattgtgccactgcactccagtctgggtaacagaatgaaaccccctgtcaaaaaaaagaaaaaaagaaaaaaagaagtaggaactgtgtatatatgtttattgctTGTAGATTGTGAATAATTTGAAGAACTGAGCTGATTGTATAGTATTTGTCTGATAAATTAGTGGCACTGCCAGATCACTGATCTTCTACATCTTTTTACAAGGATGTATTTAAAGTAGTCACTAGATGTAGTCATTTTACCTTAAATGGACCTTTCTTGAAATTGACTTCCCAGTGTGCTGGTGGCTTGTAACCTGAGAATATCTGGAATTTGTTTGTTCACAGGGTGGCAGTGAAAGCTGGTTCACAGATAGCAACAATGCCATTGCCTCCCTGGCTTTCCACCCTACGGCTCAGCTCCTGCTGATTGCCACTGCCAATGAGATCCACTTCTGGGACTGGAGTCGACGGGAACCCTTTGCTGTGGTGAAGACAGCTAGTGAGATGGAACGGGTCCGGTGAGTGCGCTGCCCCATCAGCATTGTCTGGCACAGGACTGACATGATAGAGAACATTCTGCCGGctgtcactttggaagacaggtTGTTATCCCTGCTCAGGGGAAGTTGTCATCCTCACAGCTCctcctatgtttttttttttttgaggcagggtctcactctgtcacccagggtggagtgcagtggtgcaatctcgtctcactgtgacctctacctcctggattcaagctattcttgtgcctcagcctgctaagtagctgggattgcaggcacccaccaccacacccggctcattattttgtatttttagtagacacagggtttcaccatgttgtccaggatggtcttgaactcctggcctcaagtgatctgcccacctcagcctcccaaagtgctgtgattataggcgtgagccaccgtgcctacccctgcccttttttattttattattaaagagacagggtcttgctctgttacccaggctggagtacagttgtgtaGCCATGACCTCATGGGCCCaagttactgcagccttgacctcatgggcccaagcaatcctcccacttcagtcttgtgagtgtctgggactacaggtgtgtgcaaccactctcagctaatttttaaatttttttgtagagatggggggtctcactgtgttgctcaggctagtcttcaactcctggccttcagtgatcctcctgctttggcctcccagagtgttgggattataggtgtgagccactgcacctggctgcctcCTACTTTCTAAACAGCTGACTAATCAGCTGGGAGACactcattttgttcatttcagCTTTCCCTTATTGGCCTCCTCTTCTGAACTTTGGAGACCAGGGTCATTAGACTCTCTTTTAGTTTCAAAGTTAactgtgttggccgggcgcggtggctcaagcctgtaatcccagcactttgggaggccgaggcgggtggatcacgaggtcaggagatcgagaccatcctggctaacatggtgaaaccccgtctctactaaaaatacaaaaaactagccgggcgtggtggcgggcgcctgtagtcccagctactcggaggctgaggcgggagaatggcgtgaacccgggaggcggagcttgcagtgagccgagatcgcgccactgcactccagcctgggcgacacagcgagactccgtctcaaaaaaaaaaaaaaaaagttaactgtgtTTTGGATAGTCCTTCTTTGGGAAAACCTGAAACAAGTTTGGGTggtattttagatacctcattgGGTTGTCTTTGTATATCAAACTGGAAGATGGAGATGTAAGCATGTAATTGACATTTATTTAGTCCTCAAGATCAAAACATATTGCCGCTATTAAAGATGATGCATTGTGTTTCTTTGGTCCTCTTGGATTTGCAGTCAAATACAGGCCAATTTTCTGGTTTCAGCTATGTCATTTAATGCTGGGTCTGTTTGTTGCCACCAAGATTCATGCTTCTTGCTGGTGTAGCTTCTTGCTGATTCTGTGGCAGAGTATGAGAGCATTTTATGCTTTATGGTTAGGATGAGCTCTTGTATTTGAGCAAAGATGTGCTTAATGTAGCTGTTTCCTGGGATGGAAACCCTAGGTGTTTTTCATGTGAAATCGTTATTTTTGTGATACATATTCCTTTACTCTGGCAAGAAGTATTGAGTGttgttattttaatctctttgaaaGTTTTGAAAGTCTTGAATGAAGTGGATACCTGAGTGATACCAGTTATCAGTAATGATTGCTATAAATTTGAACACAAGTTTTCTCTTCTCAGTTAACATAATCTCTCTATGCGTGTCTTTGTCTCTTCTGTGATTTCAGTCTGGTGAGATTTGATCCACTTGGACACTACTTACTCACAGCAATTGTTAACCCCTCTAATCAACAGGTAAGTTAGTCCAGCAGTTCCAATTCCAGCTACACTGTGAGTTCTTTTCCTAACTAGTATTCCAATTCTGATTATATTGGATTTTAATTATCAATACCCAAGTCTTTCTTTCCAGTCAAAATTTAAAGCTAGCTTCAGATTGTATATTCAGGGTTATAGTCATAATCTTGACAGGAGAGTCAATTCTAAAACTCTCCAGTGATCGCCTCATTAGAAGTAACCCTTATCATCACTAGACAATGTTGGATAGCTTGTCACTCATGTGCCTCTGGCTGGTTGACATTTCGCTTCCCCTCACTGCTTCCATGTCATGGAGAGATGTCTTTTGTAAGACAATTGGTTTGTCAGCTGCACTCATTCAGATATGCTGCTGATTGGGAGTGGAAATTTTAATACCATGGGATTATTCTGAATCTGAGGCCAGTTGTCAGTGCTTCAGGGGTAGAGAGTTGTTTCCTACCTGTGAACATTGTTTTCCTTGGATGATTGTCAGTGGTTAGTTTTTCTTGATTTACTTGGAGGTACTACCTAACTGCCTTGCTCTACCCCCTGCCCCATGCTGGTCCACGTTGCAGGGTGATGACGAACCAGAGATCCCCATAGATGGAACAGAATTATCCCACTACCGTCAGCGTGCCCTCCTGCAATCACAGCCAGTTCGCCGGACACCTCTCCTCCACAATTTCCTGCACATGCTGTCCTCCCGCTCTTCTGGCATCCAGGTGGGAGAGCAAAGCACAGTGCAAGATTCTGctaccccctcacccccaccgcCTCCCCCTCAGCCCTCCACGGAGCGCCCCAGGACTTCCGCTTACATCAGGCTCCGACAGCGGGTCAGTTACCCCACAGCTGAGTGCTGCCAGCACCTTGGGATCCTGTGCCTTTGCAGCCGCTGCTCTGGCACTCGAGTTCCTTCCCTCTTGCCACACCAGGACAGTGTCCCCCCTGCTTCTGCCAGAGCTACtaccccttccttttcttttgtacAGACCGAGCCCTTCCATCCCCCGGAGCAGGCCTCGTCAACGCAGCAGGACCAGGGCCTCCTGAACCGGCCGTCTGCCTTCAGTACAGTCCAGAGCAGCACTGCCGGCAACACGCTCCGCAACCTCAGTCTGGGTCCTACCCGCCGCTCTTTGGGAGGGCCTCTGTCTAGCCACCCTTCTAGGTATCACCGAGAAATAGCTCCCGGGTTGACAGGATCTGAGTGGACCCGGACAGTACTCAGTCTGAACTCCCGCTCTGAGGCGGAATCCATGCCCCCGCCCAGGACCAGTGCCTCTTCAGTGAGTTTGCTGTCTGTGCTGAGACAGCAGGAAGGTGGCTCTCAGGCATCTGTGTACACTTCAGCCACAGAAGGGAGGGGTTTTCCAGCATCAGGGTTGGCAACTGAGTCAGATGGAGGGAATGGCTCCAGCCAAAATAACTCGGGCAACATTCGCCATGAGCTTCAGTGTGACCTGAGACGCTTCTTTTTGGAGTATGACCGGCTTCAGGAGCTGGATCAGAGCCTGAGTGGGGAAGCTCCCCAGACCCAGCAGGCCCAGGAAATGCTCAACAATAACCTTGAATCTGAAAGGCCAGGCCCTTCCCACCAGCCCACCCCACACAGCAGTGAGAACAACTCCAACCTGTCCCGTGGCCACCTGAATCGCTGTCGTGCTTGCCACAATCTCCTGACCTTCAACAACGATACCCTGCGCTGGGAAAGAACCACACCTAACTACTCCTCTGGCGAGGCTAGCTCCTCCTGGCAGGTCCCCAGCTCCTTTGAGGGTGTGCCATCGAGTGGCAGCCAGTTACCACCTCTTGAGCGGACTGAGGGCCAAACGCCCAGCTCCAGCAGGCTGGAGTTGAGCAGCTCTGCTAGTCCGCAGGAGGAGAGGACTGTGGGGGTGGCCTTTAACCAGGAGACAGGCCACTGGGAAAGAATTTACACCCAGTCCAGCAGATCTGGAACTGTGTCACAGGAGGCCTTACATCAGGATATGCCTGAGGAAAGCTCTGAGGAGGATTCACTCAGGAGGTAAGCAGTTGCTTTCCTGTCTTCTCCTGCATCCCTTGCTTTTCTCCTTGTATCATTTCCTTCAGTCCTATAGATgttgtggctgtatttggagtgTCTGGGACCCACGCATCTGCTTCTGATCTCCCCATTGCATTTTCTTGGAAAATCTTGCTCTGGTGGCAGAGATAGGATAGGGCCTAGCAGTATGAGTCAGTTGGCTGTGCTAGCTCTATTTCTGGCTAAGCTCAAGGTTCTGGCTTTAGCCTTGAAAGGAGAGTGTAGATTAGGTTAGAGAGGCATGAGGAGATGGAATCATTGACTTTCTCTGCCCTGCTTTTTGACCTTCTTGAGACGTTGTATGTGCAGGACTACTTATTGTGAGACAAAACAATGTCCCAGCGTGCCTAGGAATAAGTGAAAGAGAACCCTGCATGGTACAAATTAGTCTATTGATTCTTTGCTGATTGTGTTGCTTTGGACAAGTGAGTTCACTTCCTAGTCCTTATCTTTTGGAACACTGCAGTTtgacaaaaggaaaagcaaaaaatatgtatatctatatatatatgtatgtcaagGAAAGTTCCAATTTTTTCAGAGATACTTGTTTTTGGACAGCCTATTAGTTGCTCAGTTGAGATTCTCTGAATGGACCTTCCAGATGGACATTCACCTTGGGgtggagaagaagaagaattcaTGGAAGGAAGGACTCTCCATACTTGGATTGGCATCCTAGCCAACTCTTTCATGGCAGAAACAGAGTGGGTGTAGTTGATCGCCCACCACATGTTCCATGAATGGCTATGTGCGCATCTATCTTGATTTATTAGGGACTTCTTTCTGTAATTTTGTAAAGGTCAAAGCTAGCATAATCACCAACTCCCAGAATATGCCTGTTGGATCCAAACAGCATATTGCGCTGCATTACATCCTCTGTCGAAGCAACTGAAATTTCTCTGACATAAGCTTCTAACAAGGGTGGGAATATGAATTATGCACATAATGTACTTGTTATTTTGGGAGGATGCTTTAGACAGTCACTCAGTCAATAAGTATTAGTTGAATGGTTACAAATTTTCTagtactgtgctaggcactgtgggaAATACAGAAGAAGTATAATACATGGTCTTTACCAACCTGAGTCTACAATGTTATTGTGGAGGCAAGAcaacaaaatttttcaaaagtgtAGATGAGCAAATGCTTCACTGTGTGGTACTGAGATTGGATGTAGTCTCAGAGAAAGGGAAGTATCATCCAAGAAGGCTTTGCAAAATCAAGTCTTGAAAGATGGGTAGGATTTGGAGAGGGAAAGACCTTTTTATTTTAGGGAACCAGCACATGCCAGGGAGGAAAGGGTATAGTGCATGTAAGTTCTTAGGCATTTACTAAGGGCTTGGGGtgggaaacagagggagacttgACTGGAtgtgaaagataaacaaaacagagAGGTTTGCTAACTCTGCTCATATACTTGAAACCAGTTCTGGATTAACGGCTCCTCAATTCCTGGTTTTGGAATATTGTGCCTTGCATACTGGTCTTCATCAGGGGCCCGagcctctcttcttcctctttgccaAGAGACGTGAGAAGGCAGTCAACACAGTGCATGACATGTAGTAGGCacttaaaaagtttattaaagaTCGCTGTAAAAGGACTGTCTTCAGTTACTGCTCTAAGAAACCAAGCAGTTGCTGTTTCTGTAATACCAGTGGACTCTGGTTAGCTTTTGTCCGTTCTGCTTTAGTAGTACCTCTTCATGTGCTATTCTGATAAATACCTGAGtggtttaaaataaactttattgttTGATCATAATTAGTGATACCAGTTActgcccagtgcggtggctcatgcctgtaatcccagaactttgggaggctgagtcgggcggaccacttgaggtcaggagttcgagaccaacctggccaacatggtaaaaccctgtctctactaaaaatacaaaaattagtagggcgtggtggcgcgggcctgtagtcccagctacttgggaggctgaggcaggagaatcacttgaacccaggagacggacgttgcagtgagccaagattgcgcctctgtactccagcctgggtgatggagcaagactccatctcaagaaaaaaaaaaaaaaaagagataccagTTACTGAGGGTCTACTATGTGTTAGGTATTATGTTCTTGCTTTGAAATAATTCCTTCTGCTTTCAACAACAATTCTATGCAAGTCAGGTattcaattttccattttatagttgaggaaagtgaggctcagggaagtCAGTTTCTTGTTAAAGATCATATAATAGGTCTCTGAGTGAGAATATGAACTCTGGTCTTCATGACTAAAGATTTGTGCAAGCTGCCCTTCATGCATTTTCCTTAatatgataactttttaaaaatttttttgagatggagtttcactcttagttgcccaggctaaagtgcaatggtgtgatctcagctcaccacaacctccgtctcctggg
The sequence above is a segment of the Theropithecus gelada isolate Dixy chromosome 14, Tgel_1.0, whole genome shotgun sequence genome. Coding sequences within it:
- the AMBRA1 gene encoding activating molecule in BECN1-regulated autophagy protein 1, whose amino-acid sequence is MKVVPEKNAVRILWGRERGARAMGAQRLLQELVEDKTRWMKWEGKRVELPDSPRSTFLLAFSPDRTLLASTHVNHNIYITEVKTGKCVHSLIGHRRTPWCVTFHPTISGLIASGCLDGEVRIWDLHGGSESWFTDSNNAIASLAFHPTAQLLLIATANEIHFWDWSRREPFAVVKTASEMERVRLVRFDPLGHYLLTAIVNPSNQQGDDEPEIPIDGTELSHYRQRALLQSQPVRRTPLLHNFLHMLSSRSSGIQVGEQSTVQDSATPSPPPPPPQPSTERPRTSAYIRLRQRTEPFHPPEQASSTQQDQGLLNRPSAFSTVQSSTAGNTLRNLSLGPTRRSLGGPLSSHPSRYHREIAPGLTGSEWTRTVLSLNSRSEAESMPPPRTSASSVSLLSVLRQQEGGSQASVYTSATEGRGFPASGLATESDGGNGSSQNNSGNIRHELQCDLRRFFLEYDRLQELDQSLSGEAPQTQQAQEMLNNNLESERPGPSHQPTPHSSENNSNLSRGHLNRCRACHNLLTFNNDTLRWERTTPNYSSGEASSSWQVPSSFEGVPSSGSQLPPLERTEGQTPSSSRLELSSSASPQEERTVGVAFNQETGHWERIYTQSSRSGTVSQEALHQDMPEESSEEDSLRRRLLESSLISLSRYDGAGSREHPIYPDPARLSPAAYYAQRMIQYLSRRDSIRQRSMRYQQNRLRSSTSSSSSDNQGPSVEGTDLEFEDFEDNGDRSRHRAPRNARMSAPSLGRFVPRRFLLPEYLPYAGIFHERGQPGLATHSSVNRVLAGAVIGDGQSAVASNIANTTYRLQWWDFTKFDLPEISNASVNVLVQNCKIYNDASCDISADGQLLAAFIPSSQRGFPDEGILAVYSLAPHNLGEMLYTKRFGPNAISVSLSPMGRYVMVGLASRRILLHPSTEHMVAQVFRLQQAHGGETSMRRVFNVLYPMPADQRRHVSINSARWLPEPGLGLAYGTNKGDLVICRPEALNSGVEYYWDQLNETVFTVHSNSRSSERPGTSRATWRTDRDMGLMNAIGLQPRNPTTSVTSQGTQTLALQLQNAETQTEREVPEPGTAASGPGEGEGSEYGASGEDALSRIQRLMAEGGMTAVVQREQSTTMASMGGFGNNIIVSHRIHRSSQTGTEPGAARTSSPQPSTSRGLLPEPGQLAERGLSPRTASWDQPGTPGQEPTPPPLPSSPVPVPVSLPSTEGPTLHCDLTNNNHLPDGGSSRGHSTGPRGEPRNR